Proteins encoded by one window of Gammaproteobacteria bacterium:
- a CDS encoding branched-chain amino acid transaminase produces MSMHDRDGVIWLDGELVPWREAKVHVLTHTLHYGMGVFEGVRAYQAEQGTAIFRLQDHTRRLFNSAHILGMKLPFGREELDRAQIQVVRENGLESAYIRPICFYGSQGMGLRADNLKVHCTVAAWEWGAYLGKENMERGIRIKTSSFTRHHVNVTMCKAKAIGNYMNSMMALQEALHDGYDEAMLLDTEGYVAEGSGENIFIVSDGTIYTPDTTSALDGITRRTVLTLAGEFGIPVREKRISRDEVYIADEAFFTGTAAEVTPIRELDNRAIGAGVRGPVTEQLQTRYFDVVHGRVGSHVDWLTPVD; encoded by the coding sequence ATGAGTATGCACGATCGCGACGGCGTGATCTGGCTGGACGGTGAACTGGTGCCCTGGCGGGAGGCTAAGGTGCACGTGCTGACTCACACCCTGCACTATGGTATGGGGGTGTTCGAGGGGGTGCGCGCCTACCAGGCCGAACAGGGTACGGCCATCTTCCGGCTACAGGACCATACCCGGCGGTTGTTCAATTCGGCGCACATCCTGGGGATGAAGCTTCCCTTCGGGCGCGAGGAACTGGACCGGGCCCAGATCCAAGTGGTCAGGGAGAACGGTCTGGAGTCGGCATATATCCGGCCGATCTGCTTCTACGGTTCCCAGGGAATGGGTTTGCGGGCCGACAACCTGAAGGTGCACTGCACCGTCGCCGCCTGGGAGTGGGGAGCGTATCTCGGCAAGGAGAACATGGAGCGCGGGATCCGTATCAAGACCTCGTCCTTTACGCGCCACCACGTCAACGTCACGATGTGCAAGGCCAAGGCCATCGGCAACTACATGAACTCGATGATGGCGCTGCAGGAGGCCCTGCACGACGGTTACGACGAGGCCATGCTGCTCGACACCGAGGGTTACGTCGCCGAAGGCAGCGGCGAGAACATCTTCATCGTCAGCGATGGCACGATCTATACGCCGGACACCACTTCCGCACTGGACGGCATCACGCGCCGTACGGTGCTCACCCTTGCCGGAGAATTCGGCATACCCGTTCGCGAGAAGCGTATCTCGCGTGACGAGGTGTATATCGCCGACGAGGCCTTCTTCACCGGTACCGCGGCGGAGGTGACGCCGATCCGCGAGTTGGACAACCGCGCGATCGGTGCCGGTGTCCGCGGCCCGGTGACCGAGCAGCTGCAGACGCGGTATTTCGACGTCGTACACGGCCGGGTCGGGTCCCATGTCGACTGGTTGACCCCCGTGGACTGA
- a CDS encoding zinc-finger domain-containing protein, protein MPNPHTAEHQDQYSTPNDRPVREITRAELPLRCPLPEMSLWNSHPAVYLPIEDSRDGRYICPYCSTEFVLNDA, encoded by the coding sequence ATGCCAAATCCGCACACTGCCGAGCATCAGGACCAGTACAGTACGCCCAACGACAGACCCGTGAGAGAGATCACGCGTGCCGAGCTGCCGCTACGCTGCCCATTGCCCGAAATGAGCCTGTGGAATTCCCATCCGGCGGTATATCTGCCGATCGAGGACAGCCGCGACGGGCGATACATCTGCCCCTATTGCAGCACGGAGTTCGTCCTGAATGACGCCTGA
- the hldE gene encoding bifunctional D-glycero-beta-D-manno-heptose-7-phosphate kinase/D-glycero-beta-D-manno-heptose 1-phosphate adenylyltransferase HldE: MIIPDFSAGRVLVVGDVMLDRYWHGVTSRISPEAPVPVVHVREIEERPGGAGNVALNIAALGAKAELFGITGSDEPAESLRRHLESASVRCRFHQEAAFPTVTKLRVISLHQQLIRLDFEQGFHDLNPDLVLKGLRPRCPGAGALVLSDYGKGVLAQPQPFIAAARDAGLPILVDPKQDDFSHYRGATLITPNRKEFESVVGECRTPEELVEKGLSLIESRELGGLLITRGEEGMTLLTPGKEPVHLPTQAREVFDVTGAGDTVIAVMAAGLALGLDMKVAMRMANVAAGVVVGKLGTATLTAAELQAACDRHEEISWGVMDQAKLVEAVERARAAGETIVMTNGVFDILHAGHVRYLRQAASLGDRLIVAVNDDASVRRLKGETRPVNPLDQRMEVLAGLSPVDWVVPFSEDTPRRLICEVAPDCLVKGGDYRIEEVAGHECAEITRILPFVDGCSTTSVIDQIRKNGGET; the protein is encoded by the coding sequence ATGATCATCCCTGATTTCAGCGCCGGGCGCGTCCTGGTGGTCGGAGATGTCATGCTGGACCGTTACTGGCACGGCGTCACTTCCCGGATCTCCCCCGAGGCCCCGGTACCGGTGGTCCACGTTCGGGAGATCGAAGAGCGTCCCGGCGGGGCGGGCAATGTCGCGCTGAATATCGCAGCGCTCGGCGCAAAGGCCGAGTTGTTTGGCATCACCGGGTCGGACGAGCCGGCCGAATCGTTGCGTCGTCACCTGGAGTCCGCCTCGGTCCGCTGTCGCTTCCATCAGGAGGCAGCCTTTCCCACGGTCACCAAATTGCGGGTGATCAGCCTTCACCAGCAGCTCATCCGTCTGGATTTCGAGCAGGGCTTTCACGACCTCAACCCCGATCTCGTACTGAAAGGCCTGCGTCCGCGGTGCCCCGGCGCCGGCGCCCTGGTCCTGTCGGACTACGGCAAGGGGGTCCTCGCGCAGCCGCAGCCGTTTATCGCGGCGGCCCGGGACGCGGGTCTTCCGATCCTGGTGGACCCGAAGCAGGATGATTTCTCGCACTACCGTGGCGCCACCCTGATCACGCCGAACCGCAAGGAGTTCGAGTCTGTGGTGGGAGAATGCCGGACGCCGGAAGAACTGGTCGAGAAAGGTCTTTCACTGATCGAGTCCCGGGAGCTGGGCGGGTTGCTGATCACCCGGGGAGAGGAGGGCATGACGCTGCTGACGCCCGGAAAAGAGCCGGTTCACCTGCCCACCCAGGCGCGCGAGGTTTTCGACGTGACAGGCGCCGGAGACACGGTCATCGCCGTCATGGCGGCCGGGCTGGCGCTCGGGCTGGACATGAAGGTCGCGATGCGAATGGCGAACGTCGCGGCCGGGGTCGTGGTCGGAAAACTAGGCACCGCGACCCTGACCGCCGCGGAGCTGCAGGCGGCCTGTGACCGGCACGAGGAAATCTCCTGGGGTGTGATGGACCAGGCGAAGCTGGTCGAGGCCGTCGAGCGGGCGCGCGCGGCCGGAGAAACCATCGTCATGACCAACGGAGTCTTCGACATCCTGCACGCGGGGCACGTGCGTTACCTGCGTCAGGCCGCCAGCCTGGGCGACCGGCTCATCGTCGCGGTCAACGACGACGCTTCGGTGCGCAGGCTCAAGGGCGAGACGAGACCCGTGAACCCTCTCGATCAGCGCATGGAGGTGCTGGCGGGCCTGTCGCCGGTCGACTGGGTGGTGCCGTTTTCCGAGGATACGCCCCGCAGGCTGATCTGCGAGGTGGCGCCGGACTGTCTCGTCAAGGGCGGGGACTACCGGATCGAGGAGGTGGCGGGACACGAGTGCGCGGAGATCACCCGCATCCTGCCCTTCGTCGACGGGTGCTCCACCACGTCCGTCATCGATCAGATCCGCAAGAACGGAGGAGAAACATGA
- the glnE gene encoding bifunctional [glutamate--ammonia ligase]-adenylyl-L-tyrosine phosphorylase/[glutamate--ammonia-ligase] adenylyltransferase has product MTRFDSVPGPILDLPTPDLLASDVTRLIQGMAWVREESPSVPPEALRLACGCSTFVADFFGREPEAARSLWRSGELDRQCVQGEIERRVRAWVGEPATQEELMTALRRLRRREMVRIAWRDLTGTAGLAETLDDLSALARGCLGAALDWCHEALCERYGVPRDAAGEAQGLVVLGMGKLGGRELNFSSDIDLIFAYPEVGETDGGKSLDNSEFFLRLGRRLIKVLNETTVDGFVYRVDMRLRPFGEAGALAAAFDAMEAYYQHHGRDWERYALVKADIVAGDADAGCDLLRRLTPFVYRRYLDFGAFESLRKMKALIDDEMRYKGLENNVKLGPGGIREIEFIGQVFQLLRGGRDPALRERGITTVLRRLGQRSLLPDDAVDRLLAAYEFLRRMENRLQMVADRQTHLVPEEPAARARLAWSMGYPSWGDFHTDWQHHRRNVQAQFEQIFAAPQNGSATGDGRGDDASRLRALWCGGLEGGEAQNLLSRIGFAEPEAAVNLLRQLRESQVYRVSSEIARQRLDGLVPLLLEATGRAVRPDRVLKRLVPLIEGIARRSVYVALLVENPVALSQLVTLSDASPWISEYLSRHPILLDELLDPRALYSPPDREGLVVRLGEELGQIDVGDREQALDRLRHFKHAEVLKVAAADVMEMLPLMRVSDQLTWIAEVILEKAVSLCRRELEIRYGQPTCVVGGQRRVAGFAVIGYGKLGGIELGYGSDLDIVFLHDSEGERQLTDGDRQLDNTVYFARLGQRVINMLTVLTPAGVLYEVDARLRPSGASGMLVSGLSAFSDYQENRAWTWEHQALVRARPVAGDGGIAGVFNRIREQVLRKARDPEGLRLDLVSMRRRMWGEHGTRDDESFDLKRDPGGITDIEFMVQYLVLAHAAERAELTQWTDNIRILDSLSKCHLLPDRDARDLQDIFRLYRDKVHHQSLQDRDAIVDARPYRQERERVRGLWQSLIGDDGAAKESDS; this is encoded by the coding sequence ATGACCCGCTTCGATTCCGTTCCCGGCCCCATTCTGGACCTTCCCACGCCGGATCTCCTCGCCTCGGATGTCACGCGGCTCATACAGGGCATGGCATGGGTCCGTGAAGAATCCCCGTCCGTACCGCCCGAGGCGTTGCGCCTCGCCTGCGGCTGCAGCACGTTCGTGGCCGACTTTTTCGGCCGCGAACCCGAAGCGGCGCGCTCGCTCTGGCGAAGTGGCGAGCTCGACCGGCAGTGTGTGCAAGGTGAGATAGAACGCCGGGTGCGGGCTTGGGTGGGTGAACCCGCGACGCAGGAGGAGCTGATGACCGCCCTGCGTCGCTTGCGTCGCAGGGAAATGGTGCGCATCGCCTGGCGTGATCTGACCGGAACAGCGGGCCTCGCCGAGACCCTCGACGACCTTTCCGCCCTGGCGCGTGGCTGTCTTGGCGCCGCTCTGGACTGGTGTCATGAGGCGCTATGCGAACGTTACGGTGTGCCGAGGGACGCGGCCGGTGAGGCCCAAGGGCTGGTGGTCCTCGGTATGGGCAAGCTGGGCGGCAGGGAACTGAATTTCTCCTCCGATATCGATCTGATCTTCGCTTACCCGGAGGTCGGGGAGACCGACGGCGGAAAGTCGCTCGACAACAGCGAGTTCTTCCTGCGGCTCGGCCGGCGCCTGATCAAGGTGCTCAACGAGACCACTGTGGACGGATTCGTCTACCGGGTGGACATGCGCCTGCGACCCTTCGGCGAGGCGGGCGCGCTGGCGGCCGCGTTCGACGCCATGGAGGCGTACTACCAGCACCATGGCCGCGACTGGGAACGCTACGCCCTGGTCAAGGCGGACATCGTCGCGGGTGATGCCGATGCGGGCTGTGATCTGCTGCGGCGCCTGACCCCGTTCGTGTACCGTCGATACCTGGACTTCGGGGCATTCGAGTCGCTGCGAAAGATGAAGGCGCTGATCGACGACGAGATGCGTTACAAGGGATTGGAGAACAACGTCAAACTGGGGCCGGGGGGGATTCGCGAGATCGAGTTCATCGGGCAGGTGTTTCAATTGCTTCGCGGTGGCCGCGACCCAGCGTTACGTGAACGCGGCATCACCACGGTGCTGCGACGGCTCGGGCAACGGAGTTTGTTGCCCGACGATGCCGTCGACCGGCTACTGGCGGCGTACGAGTTCCTGCGGCGGATGGAGAACCGCCTGCAGATGGTCGCCGACCGACAGACCCACCTGGTGCCGGAAGAGCCGGCCGCGCGAGCACGGCTCGCCTGGTCAATGGGATACCCAAGCTGGGGGGACTTCCATACGGACTGGCAGCACCACCGACGCAACGTACAGGCGCAGTTCGAGCAGATATTCGCCGCACCGCAGAACGGATCGGCCACAGGGGACGGCAGGGGCGATGACGCGAGCCGCCTGAGGGCGTTGTGGTGTGGTGGTCTGGAAGGGGGAGAGGCACAGAATCTGTTGTCCCGTATCGGATTCGCCGAGCCGGAGGCCGCGGTGAATCTGCTGCGCCAGTTGCGCGAGAGCCAGGTCTATCGCGTCAGCAGCGAAATCGCGAGGCAACGTCTCGATGGGCTGGTGCCGCTGCTGCTCGAGGCCACGGGGCGCGCTGTCCGCCCCGATCGGGTGCTGAAACGGCTGGTCCCGCTGATCGAGGGTATCGCGCGCCGTTCGGTCTACGTGGCCCTGCTCGTGGAGAACCCGGTGGCCCTGTCACAACTGGTGACGCTCAGCGACGCCAGCCCCTGGATCTCGGAATATCTCTCGCGCCACCCGATCCTGCTGGACGAGTTGCTGGACCCCCGCGCGCTCTACAGCCCACCGGACCGGGAAGGTCTCGTGGTAAGGCTGGGGGAGGAACTCGGCCAGATCGACGTTGGGGATCGGGAACAGGCGCTCGACCGGCTGCGCCATTTCAAGCATGCCGAGGTGCTCAAGGTGGCGGCGGCGGACGTGATGGAGATGCTGCCACTGATGCGGGTGAGCGACCAGTTGACCTGGATCGCCGAGGTGATACTGGAAAAGGCGGTCTCCCTGTGCCGCCGGGAACTGGAGATTCGCTACGGCCAACCGACCTGTGTCGTCGGTGGACAACGGCGTGTCGCGGGATTTGCGGTCATCGGCTACGGCAAGCTGGGAGGCATCGAGCTGGGATACGGGTCTGACCTGGATATCGTATTCTTGCACGACAGCGAGGGGGAGCGACAGCTGACCGACGGGGACCGGCAGCTCGACAACACGGTCTACTTTGCCCGTCTGGGGCAGCGCGTCATCAACATGCTGACGGTATTGACGCCGGCGGGGGTGTTGTACGAGGTTGATGCGCGGCTTCGCCCCAGCGGCGCGTCCGGCATGCTCGTCAGCGGACTGTCCGCCTTCTCCGACTATCAGGAGAATCGGGCCTGGACCTGGGAGCACCAGGCGCTCGTGCGGGCCAGGCCGGTGGCCGGGGATGGGGGTATCGCCGGGGTATTCAACCGGATTCGCGAACAGGTGCTGCGAAAGGCGCGGGACCCGGAGGGGTTGCGCTTGGATCTCGTCTCGATGCGGCGGCGCATGTGGGGCGAGCACGGTACCCGGGACGACGAGTCGTTCGATCTGAAGAGGGACCCCGGCGGTATCACGGACATCGAGTTTATGGTTCAATATCTGGTTTTGGCCCACGCGGCGGAACGCGCCGAGCTGACGCAGTGGACGGACAACATCCGCATCCTGGACAGCCTGTCGAAATGCCATCTGCTTCCGGATAGGGACGCACGCGACCTGCAGGACATCTTCCGCCTCTATCGCGACAAGGTACACCACCAGAGCCTGCAGGATCGCGACGCGATCGTGGACGCCCGACCGTATCGACAGGAGAGGGAACGGGTTCGCGGTCTGTGGCAATCGCTCATCGGGGACGACGGCGCCGCAAAGGAGAGTGACTCATGA